In Tsuneonella sp. CC-YZS046, the genomic window GCGCCCTACCTCGTTCCGGGATTTCCGAGCCGGCCAGTGATTCCACCTGCTTCCAAATCACTCTACAGGCCGGACGCCTCCAGCGATGCCACGCAGCCCGGCATCGCGGCCGCCAATGCCACCGGCTCGGCCAGGCGGGCGGCCTCTTCCTTCAGCAGCGCGACGATCTCTTCCCGGGTCACTCCCGCCTCGTCCATCAGCTGCGCCCCGGCCCTGACGAAATATTCCTTCCCGCTCTCCGCCAGCGACGGCGGCAGGGCGGGATCGGCGGGGCCCTGTGCGATCTGCTGCGAATTGACCGCGAAGGCGGCGGAACAGCGGAGCAGCATGCGATGTTCCGGCGTGAGCCTTGCCCGCGCCTCGTCGAGAGGGGGCGTCGCCTCGGCGGCGGCGGCCGGAGCGGCTCCGGCGAAGAGCAGCAGGCCGAGAAAAAGGATGCGGTTCGTCATGGCCTGCCTATAGTCCGCTTCGATGAACCCCGGCCATACAATACTCCACCCGCGATGAGGCGCGCATGATTCTGGGACTGGTCCTGGCCGGCGGACGATCGAGCCGCTTCGGAAGCGACAAGGCGCTCGCGGAACTGAACGGGCAAACCCTGATCTCGCGAGCGATAGAGAACCTTTCCGGCTGGTGCGAGCAGGTTATCATCGCCGGGCGGGAAACCGGCCCCGCCCCCTGCATACCGGACTGGCCCCGCCCCGGCATGGGCCCGCTGGCGGGACTGGCGGCGGGCCTTCATCACGCGCGGGATGCCGGATTTGAGGCGGTCCTGAGCTGCGGCGTGGATTCCGTGGATCTACCGGAAGACCTGCCGCTCCTGCTCGATCCGGCCCCGGCCTGCGTGGCCAGCCAGCCCATCATCGGCCTGTGGCCAACCGGGGCCGCGCCGGTGCTGGAGCGGATTCTGAGCGGGAACGGAAAGCACTCGCTGCATGTCTTTGCCCAGAGCATCGGCGCGCGCTGCGTCGAGCTGGCCCAACCGCCAGGCAATGTGAACACGCCGGCCGATCTTGCCGCGATCGGGCAGCGCAAAGATTAGCGCGAAAGCTGGAACACCGCGTTCTGCGCGCGCCAGTTGGCGCCGGTCGCGCCGATCAGCCCATCATTGGCGAGGAACCAGCTGCGCTGGACGCGGACCCCCTTCTCGGCCAGCAGGCTCCGGAAATCCTCCACTGTCAGATGATGGATATTGGGGGTATCGTACCAGTTCTGCGGCAGGTTGCGGGTCACCGGCATCCGCCCGTTCCACAGCAATGCCAGGCGCACCCGCCAATGCGCGAAATTGGGAAAGCTGACGAAGGCCTGCCGCCCGATCCGCAGCAATTCGTCCAGCATGATATCCGGGCGTTGCGTGGTTTGCAGGGTGTGGCTCAGGATCGCGTAATCGAAGGCATCGTCCGGATAGAAGGCGAGGTCGCTGTTCGCGTCGCCCTGAATGACGGAAAGGCCCCGGCTGACGCATTGCTCCACCTTTTCGGGGTCGATCTCCATGCCGCGCGCATCCACGCCCTTCTCGTCGCGCAGCGCGGCCATCAGCACGCCATCGCCGCAGCCGACATCGAGCACGCGCGAGCCGGGCATGACATTGTCGGCGATCACCGCCAGATCGGGACGAAGCGCGCTCATCCCGCCAGCGCCGCCTTGTGCGCCGGGTCCAGCCGTTCCATGTAGTGCTCCGGCCTTTCCAGCGGAACGAAGCCCAGCGGGGCATAGACGCCATGCGCATCGCGCGTGGCCAGCCCCCACCGCCGCAGTCCGCTCAATTCCGGATGTTCCAGCAGAAAACCCGCCATTGTCCTTCCAATGCCCTGTCCACGGGCAGTCTCGTCAACCACGACGTCGGTCAGCCAGGCCATGGTGGCGCGATCCGTCACCGCGCGGGCGAAGCCGATCTGCCGGCCATCCCGATAAGCGCCGACGCAAAGCGAGTTCGCGACCGCCCGCTCCAGCGTTGCGCGATCCATGCTCGCCCCCCAATAACTGGCCCGCAGCCACCCAAGCACCCGCGCCACGTCGATCCGCGCCCGGTCTTCGCTGAGTTCCACGCCGCTCATTGATCGAGGAATCCCCGGATCACCCGGTCAAGGGCCGGAACGTCGAGCAGGAAGCTGTCGTGCCCATAGGGCGCGGACAGTTCGACGAAGCTGACCGGCGCGCCCGCCGCATTCAGCGCATGGACGATATTGCGGGATTCGGCGGTGGGATAGAGCCAGTCCGTATCGAAGCTGACCACGCAGAACCGGGCGCTCCCGCCCGCGAAGGCATCCGCCAGCCGCCCGCCGTGTTCCTCCGCCAGATCGAAGTAATCCATCGCCCGGGTGATGTAGAGATAGGAATTCGCATCGAACCGGTTGGTGAATGAAAGGCCCTGATAGCGCAGATAGCTCTCGACCTGGAAATCCGCGTCGAAGCCGAAGCTCTTTGCCGAACGATCCTGCAGCCGCCGCCCGAACTTCTCGGTCAGGCCCGCTTCGGAAAGATAGGTGATGTGCGCCGCCATGCGGGCCACGGCCAGCCCGGCATCGGGCGGCTTGCCGGTGCCGTAGTAATTGCCGTCCTGCCAGTTCGGATCGGCCATGATCGCCTGCCGCCCGACTTCATGGAAGGCGATGTTCTGCGCGGAGTGGCGCGCGGTCGTGGCGATCGCCAGGACGCGCTCCGTCCTTTCGGGAAAATTGGCGGCAAGGCTCAGGGCCTGCATCCCGCCCATCGAGCCGCCGATCACGGTGTGCAGACGTTCGATGCCGAGCGTATCGAGCAGCCGCACCAGCCCGCGCACCATGTCGCGAATGGTGATGACGGGAAACCGCATCCCATAGGGCGCGCCATCGGGGGCAAGGCTCATCGGGCCGGACGAGCCCATGCAGCTGCCGATCACATTGGCGCAGATCACATGGAAGCGATCCGTATCGATCACCTTCCCCGGCCCGACCGATTGCGACCACCAGCCCGGCTTGCCGGTGATCGGATGCGGGTTGGCCACATATTGATCCATGGTCAGCGCGTGACAGATCAGGATCGCATTCGACCGGTCGGCGGAAAGCTCCCCATAGGTCTCGAACGCTATGTCCACGCATTCGAGCACCTGCCCGCTGTCGAGCGGAAGCGGTTCCGGCAGCCGGATGTTAGGGCTGGTGGAGGCAAGAGTTGTAGCCATATCTGGTTCAGCGAATTGGGGGACGCCCGCCGCACTGTCAATGACCGGGCTGTCAATCACGGCAAAGCTCGGCTATGCGCCCGCGCGTGAATAAGAAGCTCCCCATCGCCAAGCCGTGGATCGAAGCCATCCACGCCTATGTGCCCGGCAAGTCGCGCGCCGATGACGGCCGGGAACTGATAAAGCTGTCCGCCAACGAGAATCCGCTCGGCACCAGCCCGGCTGCGCTGGCCGCGATGCGCGGCGCGGTGCCGCCCGCCCGCTACCCCGATCCGGATTCGCGCGCATTGCGCGAGGCCCTCGGCGACCTCCACGGGATCGACCCGGCCCGGATCGTGTGCGGCACCGGCTCGGACGAGCTGCTGAACCTCGCCGCGCAGGGCTATGCCGGCCCCGGCGATGAAGTGATCTACGTCCGCTACGGCTTCTCGGTCTACGACATCGCCGCGCGGCGCTGCGGCGCGACCCCGGTGATCGCGCCCGACCGCGATTACGGAACCGATGTCGATGCCCTGCTGGCGCTGGTCAACGAAAAGACCCGGGTCGTGTTCATCGCCAACCCCAACAATCCGACCGGCAGCTTCCTGCCCAGGGGCGAGATCGCCCGCCTGCACGCCGCCCTGCCCTCCGACGTGCTGTTCGTGCTGGATCAGGCCTATGCCGAATATCTGGCACCGGAAGACGATGACGGCGGCCTCGCGCTGGCGGCCGCGCACGGCAATGTGCTGGTCACGCGCACCTTTTCCAAGATCTATGGTCTTGCCGGCGAACGGATCGGCTGGGCGACCGGCGCGCCGGGGCTGATCGCGACGCTCAACCGCATCCGCGGCCCGTTCAATGTGTCCAGCACCGGGCAGGCCGCGGCGCTGGCCGCTCTGGCAGACCAGGATTTCGTCCGCCATTCGCGCGAGCATAACCGGGCGGAGCGGGCCCGTTTCGTTGCCGCCCTCGAACAGATCGGCAATCACGGTTTGCGTCCGGTCCCGAGCCAGGCCAATTTCGTGCTGATCCTGTTCGAAGGCGCTCTCACCGCCGAGGCCGCGCAGGAAGGGCTGGCCCGGACAGGATATGCGACGCGATGGCTGCCAGGCCAGGGTCTGCCGCAAGGCCTGCGGATCACTATCGGCACGGCGGAGCAGATGGACGAAATCACGGCGACGCTGCGCGAAATGACTCAGGCCATGGCCGGAGCGACCGCGAGATGACCTTCGGCAAGGTCGCCATCATCGGCCTGGGCTTGCTGGGCGGTTCGATCGGGCTGGCCATCCGCCAGCACCTGCCCGGAGTGAAGACCGCCGGCTATGACAGCGATCCGCAAGTCCGTCTCCGCGCGGCCGAACGCAAGCTCGCGCAGGAGATCTGCGAAAGTGCCGCTGAGGCCGCGCGTGGTGCCGATCTGGTCATCCTCTGTGTCCCTGTGGGTGC contains:
- the hisC gene encoding histidinol-phosphate transaminase; protein product: MNKKLPIAKPWIEAIHAYVPGKSRADDGRELIKLSANENPLGTSPAALAAMRGAVPPARYPDPDSRALREALGDLHGIDPARIVCGTGSDELLNLAAQGYAGPGDEVIYVRYGFSVYDIAARRCGATPVIAPDRDYGTDVDALLALVNEKTRVVFIANPNNPTGSFLPRGEIARLHAALPSDVLFVLDQAYAEYLAPEDDDGGLALAAAHGNVLVTRTFSKIYGLAGERIGWATGAPGLIATLNRIRGPFNVSSTGQAAALAALADQDFVRHSREHNRAERARFVAALEQIGNHGLRPVPSQANFVLILFEGALTAEAAQEGLARTGYATRWLPGQGLPQGLRITIGTAEQMDEITATLREMTQAMAGATAR
- a CDS encoding GNAT family N-acetyltransferase codes for the protein MSGVELSEDRARIDVARVLGWLRASYWGASMDRATLERAVANSLCVGAYRDGRQIGFARAVTDRATMAWLTDVVVDETARGQGIGRTMAGFLLEHPELSGLRRWGLATRDAHGVYAPLGFVPLERPEHYMERLDPAHKAALAG
- the mobA gene encoding molybdenum cofactor guanylyltransferase, which encodes MILGLVLAGGRSSRFGSDKALAELNGQTLISRAIENLSGWCEQVIIAGRETGPAPCIPDWPRPGMGPLAGLAAGLHHARDAGFEAVLSCGVDSVDLPEDLPLLLDPAPACVASQPIIGLWPTGAAPVLERILSGNGKHSLHVFAQSIGARCVELAQPPGNVNTPADLAAIGQRKD
- the metW gene encoding methionine biosynthesis protein MetW — its product is MSALRPDLAVIADNVMPGSRVLDVGCGDGVLMAALRDEKGVDARGMEIDPEKVEQCVSRGLSVIQGDANSDLAFYPDDAFDYAILSHTLQTTQRPDIMLDELLRIGRQAFVSFPNFAHWRVRLALLWNGRMPVTRNLPQNWYDTPNIHHLTVEDFRSLLAEKGVRVQRSWFLANDGLIGATGANWRAQNAVFQLSR
- the metX gene encoding homoserine O-acetyltransferase MetX produces the protein MATTLASTSPNIRLPEPLPLDSGQVLECVDIAFETYGELSADRSNAILICHALTMDQYVANPHPITGKPGWWSQSVGPGKVIDTDRFHVICANVIGSCMGSSGPMSLAPDGAPYGMRFPVITIRDMVRGLVRLLDTLGIERLHTVIGGSMGGMQALSLAANFPERTERVLAIATTARHSAQNIAFHEVGRQAIMADPNWQDGNYYGTGKPPDAGLAVARMAAHITYLSEAGLTEKFGRRLQDRSAKSFGFDADFQVESYLRYQGLSFTNRFDANSYLYITRAMDYFDLAEEHGGRLADAFAGGSARFCVVSFDTDWLYPTAESRNIVHALNAAGAPVSFVELSAPYGHDSFLLDVPALDRVIRGFLDQ